The following proteins come from a genomic window of Micromonas commoda chromosome 2, complete sequence:
- a CDS encoding predicted protein, producing the protein MDGREGASGLEGVIGRHDSPGPSTSSDRTFPWTPGVNPPVPWQVDVDGAREEARRQVAQMLQRPEDLARLPELKEAVAAKLQRLDLVMTSQLEAATDGTRVGLDGLQKARGAVLRTRDNFSQIEAPSKGEKAGGLADNHHLIRDLAVMRANISRTIRDAEAVVALPEEAARAIELLDDDEQNLFECWERLSELAQRARPARAALEAARRRADNDTTTLSMTEPAAAQFAAIDDAMDRFETTLWRSVRGSLFAGRGGSAALARAMRVVEEQEALDELLVEKVEKVRERAVRKNKASEELVDSIIMVSKHYKRQVLREIREAVPERFEMTVGSLVTDPGGEEATNVPVVIENLDVLMQQLTELYDYAVPAFPTKYKIFELVVAPAWHKQICLFIDRLVEVARDLSNADIIAVLNWYQSYAAQMDALGVEVETEPSESEVAVGTPVHDKNGGLQPGGKNEKGESPSVLSIESFLSSTHGAVMTTNKIDKISSDEVEYTISDDEEGGDVQMTYPVGFYELVNIYTSRMTKTVQTWSANLRRMTTTQPLKPAEDGTLWTASDVEFFRLLNEQLEVAMSGGKILVSAAAMVISSALSGFASEQYKRLSGEGVSSTNAALASPSFSRHFRTTSNVIENAAERAVMTAAKNVDYNVLLAGVNDASRCHRLALEMESSLVDALQSSDAMKRLVKKAGAAATGKSSVVRPAIDMFLANTEHCAAAAAAAVTSDPSVISLFGQMYAVDKGGTSPWLEGEVTETLVATVLDYLGDVVQFVTRDLASMVNEAVFNRVVKHMIEACMKQLQTIRPETVGRMEEDENALRECFEDFLPSNRLDLGLQRLADVRDLAAADDTESFVLAYGLVVQSMPELGIEPAERLLAAREDIPRATQREVLEECRELLSNQMAIRK; encoded by the coding sequence ATGGATGGCCGGGAAGGGGCTTCGGGGTTGGAGGGAGTCATCGGGCGGCACGACAGCCCCGGtccctccacctcctccgacCGGACCTTCCCTTGGACCCCGGGCGTGAACCCACCTGTGCCATGGCAAGTGGACGTTGACGGGGCGAGGGAAGAAGCCAGGCGCCAGGTGGCCCAGATGCTGCAGCGACCGGAGGATCTCGCCCGCCTCCCAGAGCTTAAGGAGGCGGTAGCGGCGAAGCTGCAAAGGCTGGACCTGGTGATGACCTCGCAactcgaggcggcgaccgacgggacgcgcgtcggcctcgacggcCTGCAaaaggcgcgcggggcggtgctGAGAACTCGAGACAACTTTTCCCAGATCGAGGCGCCTTCGAAGGGGGAGAAGGccggcggcctcgccgacAATCACCATCTTATCAGGGATCTTGCGGTGATGCGCGCGAATATATCGCGAACCATAAGGGACGCCGAAGCGGTCGTCGCCTTGCCGGAGGAGGCAGCGAGGGCGATCGAGTTGCTTGACGACGATGAGCAGAACCTGTTTGAGTGCTGGGAGCGGCTCAGCGAGCTGGCTCAGCGCGCaagacccgcgcgggcggctctggaggctgcgcggcgaagagcggATAATGACACGACGACGCTTTCGATGACAGAACCTGCCGCCGCTCAATTCGCGGCCATTGACGATGCGATGGACCGCTTCGAGACGACGCTGTGGCGCTCTGTTCGCGGATCACTCTTTGCCGGTCGAGgtggctcggcggcgctcgcccgcgccatGCGGGTGGTGGAGGAGCAGGAAGCGCTCGATGAACTTCTGGTGGAAAAAGTGGAGAaagtgcgcgagcgcgctgtgCGTAAAAACAAGGCGAGCGAGGAGCTGGTGGACAGCATCATCATGGTCAGCAAGCACTACAAGCGGCAGGTCCTGCGTGAGATTCGCGAGGCTGTGCCAGAAAGGTTCGAGATGACTGTGGGGAGCTTGGTGACTGACccaggcggcgaggaggcgacaAACGTGCCGGTCGTGATCGAAAATCTTGATGTTCTCATGCAGCAACTCACCGAGTTGTACGACTACGCGGTGCCCGCATTCCCGACCAAGTACAAGATATTTGAGTTGGTCGTGGCCCCAGCGTGGCATAAGCAGATTTGCTTGTTCATCGATAGGCTCGTGGAAGTGGCGCGGGATCTTTCCAATGCTGATATCATCGCCGTGCTCAACTGGTACCAATCATATGCCGCACAGATGGATGCCCTTGGCGTGGAGGTTGAGACTGAACCCTCGGAGTCTGAGGTTGCAGTCGGCACTCCTGTGCATGACAAAAATGGGGGCTTGCAGCCTGGTGGCAAAAATGAAAAGGGTGAAAGTCCCTCGGTGCTGTCTATCGAGTCGTTTCTCTCCAGCACCCATGGTGCTGTCATGACGACTAACAAGATCGATAAAATAAGTTCTGATGAAGTGGAATATACCATATCGGACGACGAAGAGGGTGGTGATGTGCAGATGACTTATCCTGTTGGATTCTACGAGCTTGTCAACATCTACACGTCACGGATGACTAAAACAGTCCAGACTTGGTCTGCGAACCTACGCCGAATGACCACCACACAACCTCTTAAACCAGCCGAAGATGGCACTCTGTGGACTGCCAGTGACGTCGAGTTTTTCAGGCTACTCAACGAGCAACTCGAAGTTGCCATGAGTGGAGGTAAAATACTTGTTTCCGCTGCTGCGATGGTGATTTCATCAGCTCTTTCTGGGTTCGCATCCGAGCAATACAAACGATTGAGTGGTGAAGGTGTCTCTTCAACAAATGCTGCATTGGCATCTCCTTCCTTCTCGAGGCACTTTAGAACGACATCGAACGTCATCGAGAACGCTGCTGAGAGGGCGGTGATGACAGCTGCTAAGAACGTGGATTACAATGTGCTGCTCGCTGGCGTcaacgacgcgtcgaggtgcCATCGTCTCGCTTTGGAAATGGAATCATCGCTCGTGGATGCACTACAATCAAGCGATGCGATGAAGAGACTCGTGAAGAAAGCTGGAGCTGCTGCGACCGGGAAATCCAGCGTCGTTCGCCCAGCTATTGATATGTTCCTGGCAAACACGGAGCACTGCGCTGCAGCTGCGGCCGCAGCGGTTACCAGCGACCCGAGTGTGATATCCTTGTTTGGCCAGATGTACGCCGTGGATAAGGGAGGGACTAGTCCCtggctcgagggcgaggtcaCTGAAACACTGGTCGCTACTGTGCTTGATTACCTAGGCGATGTTGTGCAGTTTGTCACGCGTGACCTTGCTTCAATGGTAAACGAGGCAGTTTTCAATCGGGTCGTGAAACACATGATTGAAGCATGCATGAAACAGCTTCAGACCATCCGTCCAGAGACGGTGGGTCGaatggaggaggacgaaaaCGCTCTAAGGGAGTGCTTTGAGGACTTTTTGCCGAGTAACCGGCTGGATCTCGGATTGCAGAGGCTGGCAGACGTTCGCGATTTGGCAGCAGCAGATGATACTGAGTCTTTCGTGCTCGCCTACGGCCTTGTTGTGCAGTCCATGCCGGAGCtgggaatcgaacccgcggagcgtctgctcgccgcgcgtgaaGATATTCCACGCGCGACTCAGCGTGAAGTTCTCGAGGAATGTCGTGAGCTTCTTAGCAACCAAATGGCGATAAGGAAGTGA
- a CDS encoding predicted protein has protein sequence MGSPGDDNIFRMRYTSSAEKYRKEADVFSTRYRSLLDSKLEEAGISPPRKALNLTGIKTRRWPSVKSDEKTQKHDPSHVVSAIARSRNEARNWKDQLAKMEKRALAAEERATEAVVMERKARAALEAREKQLANMRVRFDKMTSNAEKSESQRKILEEYVGKLERRLGSSEGNTKSASANRDIDQRALLDVVAELQEENGKLNDALQEVEEALEKEAKKLRLADGGVLLESLRTRRLLETAELALKVRRVPS, from the exons ATGGGGTCGCCTGGTGATGATAACATATTCAGAATGCGATATACGTCGAGTGCCGAGAAATATCGAAAG GAAGCTGACGTCTTCAGCACACGTTATCGGTCGCTTCTAGACTCTAAGCTTGAG GAAGCCGGCATATCGCCACCGAGAAAGGCTTTAAACCTAACTGGAATCAAGACAAGACGATGGCCTTCGGTCAAGTCAGACGAGAAGACTCAGAAACACGATCCATCACACGTCGTCTCAGCCATCGCACGGAGCAGGAACGAAGCACGGAACTGGAAGGACCAACTTGCGAAG ATGGAGAAACGCGCACTCGCAGCCGAAGAGAGGGCCACAGAGGCGGTGGTTATGGAGCGCAAGGCACGCGCTGCTCTCGAGGCTCGAGAAAAGCAATTAGCCAACATGCGTGTCAGG TTCGATAAAATGACCTCCAACGCGGAAAAGTCAGAATCGCAGCGAAAAATCCTGGAGGAATACGTCGGCAAGCTGGAGAGGAGGCTCGGATCCAGTGAGGGAAATACGAAAAGTGCCTCAGCGAATCGGGATATTGATCAGCGAGCCCTTTTGGATGTGGTGGCCGAGCTGCAGGAGGAAAATGGTAAACTCAATGACGCGCTGCAG GAAGTTGAAGAGGCGCTTGAAAAAGAAGCAAAAAAGCTTCGCTTGGCAGATGGCGGAGTTTTGTTGGAATCCCTCAGAACGCGCAGGCTCTTGGAAACTGCGGAACTCGCGTTGAAGGTAAGAAGGGTACCTTCGTAA